A stretch of Elgaria multicarinata webbii isolate HBS135686 ecotype San Diego chromosome 5, rElgMul1.1.pri, whole genome shotgun sequence DNA encodes these proteins:
- the ATP6AP2 gene encoding renin receptor, which produces MGTRWWTRMALWLAAALVAGISANEFSVLRSPESVVFREGSWPIPGERIPDVAALSMGFSIEEDLSWPGLAVGDPFRRPRATVLVTVTGIDKLTLPKNGISYPVENAVPFSLDGVANAIHTLFSEETPVVVQLAPSEERVYMVGKANSVFEDLSVTLRQLRNRLFQDNSILASLPLNSLSRNNEVDLLFLSELQVLHDITSLLSRHKHLAKDHSPDLYSLELSGLEEIGKRYGEDSQQFKDASQILADSLQKFADEMYNLYGGNAVVEVVTVKTFDTPFVRKSRSILQTSQSQTENPYNLGYAYNFDYAVVFNIVFWIMIGLTIAVIVISYNLWNMDPGYDSIIYRMTNQKIRMD; this is translated from the exons ATGGGGACGAGGTGGTGGACCAGGATGGCTCTTTGGTTGGCGGCAGCGCTAGTGGCAG GTATTTCTGCTAATGAATTCAGCGTATTAAGATCTCCCGAATCTGTTGTTTTCCGTGAAGGAAGTTGGCCCATACCTGGGGAACGAATTCCAGACGTGGCAGCATTGTCCATGGGCTTCTCTATTGAGGAA GATCTCTCTTGGCCTGGACTAGCGGTAGGTGATCCATTCCGGCGTCCTCGAGCTACAGTTCTAGTCACAGTGACAGGGATAGACAAGCTAACACTGCCTAAGAATGGTATATCTTATCCAGTTGAGAAT GCGGTTCCTTTCAGCCTGGATGGTGTCGCAAATGCGATTCATACCTTGTTTTCAGAAGAAACCCCTGTAGTCGTACAGCTAGCTCCTAGTGAAGAG AGAGTATATATGGTGGGGAAGGCAAACTCCGTATTTGAAGATCTTTCTGTCACGTTGCGTCAGCTTCGGAATAGGCTGTTCCAGGATAATTCCATACTTGCTTCCCTTCCCCTCAACTCGCTAAGTAGAAACAATGAG GTTGATCTGCTCTTCCTGTCAGAATTACAAGTTTTGCATGATATCACAAGCTTG CTATCCAGGCACAAACATCTGGCCAAGGATCATTCACCAGATCTGTACTCCCTAGAGCTTTCTGGGTTGGAAGAAATTGGCAAACGGTATGGGGAAGATTCACAGCAGTTCAAGGATGCCTCTCAAATTCTTGCAGACTCCCTACAAAAG TTTGCAGATGAGATGTACAACCTCTACGGTGGGAATGCAGTGGTAGAGGTGGTGACTGTGAAGACGTTTGACACTCCCTTTGTGAGGAAGTCACGATCCATCCTACAGACCTCACAG agcCAGACTGAAAATCCATATAACCTAGGATATGCATACAACTTCGATTACGCTGTTGTTTTCAACATAGTTTTCTGGATCATGATAGGCCTTACTATAGCTGTGATTGTCATCTCCTACAATCTCTGGAATATGGATCCAGGCTACGACAGCATCATTTATAGGATGACCAACCAGAAGATTAGGATGGATTAA